The Gaiellales bacterium genomic sequence GCCGGTCGATCGACCGCGAGGCGGCGGATGCGCTGGTCGAGATCACGAACGGGCACCCCTACGGCACCCAGGAGCTCGCCTACGCGGTATGGCAGGCGACGGGGACGGGCGACTCGGCCGGCTACCCGCAGCTGGACGCCGGGCTGGACGCGGTGCTTCGCTCCGAGCATTCGCACTTCGCGCGCATCTGGGAAAAGGGCACGAAGAACCAGCGGCTGATCCTCCGGGCGCTCGCGGCCGAGCCGGGCCACCTGCTGGCAGCGGCATACCGAGCACGGCACCGGCTGGGCACGCCGTCCACCGTGCAGTACGCGGCCGGCACGCTCGTCGAGGACGAACTGATCGGCAAGGACAGCGGCGGCGCGTACCGGATCGTCGAGCCGTTCCTCGCCGACTGGATCCGGCGCACCGCCGCGTAGTTCATTACGGGGTTATCCGTAACGGACGCTCCCGTATTGCGGTCCACGTGGCGAAACCGTGTCCAGCGGGTACTCCTGGGGCACCTTGGTGCCCGGAGCGACACCCACTCAGACGCGCGAGCAGCGCTGGGCCCGCAGGCTCGAGGCCCCGATGCTGGTCGCCTCGCTTGCGGTGATCCCGCTCGTCATCATCGCGGCCGACGACTTCGGCAGCGAGGTGGAGCAGATCGGCCGCATCCTCAACTGGGGCACGTGGCTCATGTTCGTCCTCGAGATCGCCATCATGCTGGCCGTCACGGACAACCGCCTGCGGTGGCTTCGGAGCCATCCGGCCGAGCTGATCGCGACCGTGCTCTCGCCGCCGATCCTGCCTGGGCCGTTGCAGACCATCCGCGTGCTTCGCGTCCTGCGGCTGGCCCGGCTCGCCGTCACCGTGCAGATGCTGCGCCGCTTCATGAGCCCGGATGGCCTTCGCGACGCCGGCCTCTTCACGCTGTTCGTCGTGCTCGGCGGTGGGGTGGCGTTCAGTCAGGTGGAGAAGGGCCAGCAGCTGTCCGCATGGGACGGCGTGTGGTGGGCG encodes the following:
- a CDS encoding potassium channel family protein, with the translated sequence MPGATPTQTREQRWARRLEAPMLVASLAVIPLVIIAADDFGSEVEQIGRILNWGTWLMFVLEIAIMLAVTDNRLRWLRSHPAELIATVLSPPILPGPLQTIRVLRVLRLARLAVTVQMLRRFMSPDGLRDAGLFTLFVVLGGGVAFSQVEKGQQLSAWDGVWWATSTITTVGYGDVTPQTVSGRLIAIVMMVSGIGFVALLTAAVAERFIRDEHASEQSIERHMVNLTEELRHIRRRLDRLEAGARERQSSDR